The following proteins are co-located in the Cinclus cinclus unplaced genomic scaffold, bCinCin1.1 SCAFFOLD_298, whole genome shotgun sequence genome:
- the LOC134057441 gene encoding leucine-rich repeat and fibronectin type III domain-containing protein 1-like protein, which yields MENLLLPLLLLLFFFFFTTTTTNSPPCPKRCSCQNLSPSFTILCTKTGLLFVPAGIDRRTAELRLMDNFITVLRKRDFANMTQLIHLTLSRNTISQIMPYAFSDLKGLHALHLDSNRLTAINEEHFKGLINLRHLILSNNQLSFISPKSLDDFLETIEDLDLSYNNLVDVPWGTVAKLSNVNTVSLDHNLIEFVPEGIFSNLHKLARLDMTSNKLKKIPPDPLFSRIPVYAKSKGSPLTSLVLSFGGNPLHCNCELVWLRRLTREDDLETCASPPELMGKYFWSIREEEFVCEPPMITHRTPKLVTAVGQSASLKCKAVGDPDPYVRWIAPDGKLVANTSRTVSYENGTLDILEAALGDQGTFTCIASNAAGESTAPVEFRVVPDANGTECEEEEGKKTGTARPEPSDILISAKSSFSNDSKLEKGDKGGVVVAEVTATSALVRWPPQEELEGLRMYQIQYNSSADEILVYR from the coding sequence ATGGAAAacctcctgctgcctctcctcctcctcctcttcttcttcttcttcaccACAACCACCACGAACTCCCCGCCCTGCCCCAAACGCTGCTCGTGCCAGAACCTCTCGCCGTCCTTCACCATCCTCTGCACCAAAACCGGGCTCCTCTTCGTGCCGGCCGGCATCGACCGGCGCACGGCCGAGCTTCGGCTCATGGATAATTTCATCACCGTCCTCCGGAAACGGGATTTCGCCAACATGACCCAGTTGATCCACTTGACCTTGTCCCGAAACACCATCAGCCAAATCATGCCTTACGCCTTCTCCGACCTCAAGGGCCTCCACGCCCTCCACCTGGACAGCAACCGCTTGACGGCGATTAACGAGGAGCACTTCAAAGGGTTAATTAATTTGCGCCACTTAATCCTGAGCAACAACCAGCTCAGCTTCATCTCGCCCAAATCCTTGGATGATTTCTTGGAGACCATCGAGGATTTGGATTTGTCCTACAACAATTTGGTGGATGTTCCTTGGGGGACGGTGGCCAAGCTCTCCAACGTCAACACGGTGAGTTTGGATCACAACCTCATCGAGTTCGTGCCCGAGGGGATTTTTTCCAACCTCCACAAGTTGGCCAGGTTGGACATGACCTCCAACAAACTCAAGAAGATCCCACCGGATCCGCTGTTCTCCCGCATCCCCGTCTACGCCAAATCCAAAGGTTCTCCGTTGACCTCGTTGGTGTTGAGTTTCGGTGGGAACCCTCTCCATTGCAACTGCGAGTTGGTTTGGTTGCGGCGTTTGACGCGGGAGGACGACCTGGAAACCTGCGCCTCGCCGCCGGAATTGATGGGGAAATATTTTTGGAGCATCCGGGAGGAAGAATTCGTCTGCGAGCCACCCATGATCACTCACCGGACGCCCAAATTGGTGACGGCCGTCGGTCAAAGCGCGTCCTTGAAGTGCAAAGCCGTCGGCGATCCCGATCCTTACGTCCGGTGGATCGCTCCGGACGGTAAATTGGTGGCCAACACATCCCGGACGGTTTCGTACGAGAACGGCACTTTGGATATTTTGGAAGCGGCGTTGGGCGATCAAGGAACGTTCACTTGCATCGCCTCCAACGCCGCCGGCGAGTCGACGGCGCCGGTGGAATTCCGGGTGGTGCCGGACGCCAACGGTACCGAGTgtgaagaagaggaagggaaaaaaactggAACGGCGAGGCCGGAGCCGTCGGATATTTTGATTTCGGCCAAATCGAGTTTTTCCAACGATTCCAAGCTGGAAAAAGGGGACAaggggggggtggtggtggcCGAGGTGACGGCGACGTCGGCGTTGGTGCGGTGGCCGCCgcaggaagagctggaaggGTTGAGGATGTACCAGATCCAGTACAACAGCTCGGCGGACGAGATCCTGGTTTATCGGTGA